The Triticum aestivum cultivar Chinese Spring chromosome 3A, IWGSC CS RefSeq v2.1, whole genome shotgun sequence genome includes a region encoding these proteins:
- the LOC123062855 gene encoding uncharacterized protein, whose product MAAISSTSYFSSQPQLPASDGANPATTRSSSSNGRQPRRRRTGRCVMLEADAASGSGSVGAAVGRRTRSLTEEDLEELKGCLDLGFGFSYHEIPGLCGTLPGLELCYSMTRRFLDEQRTLVGQLEPAAATPIPDWKISGPGDDPDEVKARLKYWAQTVACTVKLCT is encoded by the exons ATGGCGGCCATCTCCTCCACCTCCTACTTCTCCTCGCAGCCGCAGCTGCCGGCGTCCGACGGCGCCAACCCTGCCACCaccagaagcagcagcagcaacggccGGCAGCcccggaggcggcggaccggcaggtGCGTCATGCTCGAGGCGGACGCTGCCTCTGGCAGTGGCAGTGTCGGCGCGGCggtggggaggaggacgaggagcctCACGGAGGAGGACCTGGAGGAGCTCAAGGGCTGCCTCGACCTCGGCTTCGGCTTCTCCTACCACGAGATCCCGGGCCTCTGCGGGACGCTCCCCGGCCTGGAGCTCTGCTACTCCATGACGCGGAGGTTCCTCGACGAGCAGAGGACTCTGGTCGGGCAGCTGGAGCCCGCCGCCGCCACACCCATCCCAGACTGGAAGATCTCCGGCCCTG GTGATGATCCTGACGAAGTGAAAGCTCGGCTCAAGTATTGGGCACAGACAGTGGCATGCACAGTCAAACTCTGCACCTAG